The following are from one region of the Falco biarmicus isolate bFalBia1 chromosome 1, bFalBia1.pri, whole genome shotgun sequence genome:
- the FGFBP1 gene encoding fibroblast growth factor-binding protein 1 → MKIKSFGLLCVLILVAQMLLANCERQKERKKGRQGIEDSGKKQTESNEGSEKGRKSKGGKSSPKGKFKTKENAECTWAVTDTNAAAVHIECKHGDSKFWCEFSGDPSTCAQYAANQKSYWKQVSRSLGKQKQICQDPKSVLKSKVCRKGPRSAHLKLTHSSLLTSVGPAEGTIHHAKEVVQTPAAASVTEKKLEHSRQDCVEDIDYIDQKKVAEEYCPESLLSFCNFFITMVQDKKC, encoded by the coding sequence ATGAAGATCAAAAGCTTTGGACTTCTTTGTGTGTTGATTCTGGTTGCCCAGATGCTACTAGCCAACTgtgaaagacagaaggaaagaaaaaagggaagacaaGGCATAGAAGACAgtgggaaaaaacaaactgaatcTAACGAAGGCAGTGAAAAAGGGCGGAAgtcaaaaggaggaaaatcatCTCCTAAAGGCAagtttaaaaccaaagaaaatgcTGAGTGCACCTGGGCAGTGACTGACAcgaatgctgctgctgtgcacatAGAGTGCAAGCATGGGGACAGCAAATTCTGGTGTGAATTCTCTGGAGACCCTTCCACCTGTGCACAGTACGCAGCAAACCAGAAATCCTACTGGAAACAAGTCTCCCGATCCCTCGGGAAGCAGAAGCAGATCTGTCAAGACCCCAAAAGTGTCCTAAAATCTAAAGTATGTAGGAAAGGCCCACGAAGTGCTCATCTCAAGCTGACCCACTCAAGCCTGCTAACATCAGTGGGTCCTGCAGAAGGGACAATTCATCATGCAAAAGAAGTTGTTCAGactccagcagctgcctcagtgactgaaaaaaagcTAGAACACAGTCGTCAAGACTGTGTTGAAGATATAGATTATATTGATCAGAAAAAGGTGGCTGAGGAATACTGTCCAgaaagcttgctttctttctgcaaCTTTTTTATCACAATGGTCCAAGACAAAAAATGCTGA